From the Helicobacter mustelae genome, the window TACCCCAGATCCCATTATGGTGCTCAAAGAATATGCAGAACACAAGCATTTTGAGCTCATCGCACTTACCTGTGCGCTTTTTTCCTATGGAAATGCAAGGCAGATTGTCAAGTTTTTGCGAGCCCTGGATTTTGATTGTTTGGATAAGCGCACGCTTAAGCATGTCATTTTTCCTCATTATCGTTTTCAAAATGCTCATGATGTGCAGATGTTTTTTGAGATTTTGCAAAAGATTGGTGCTAGCGGCGGGATCAAGGCAGTGATGTTAGAAGGCTATTATCAAGCCAAGCAAAGCCAAGGCCAGGAAGGAATTTTGCGTGCCATTGGCAAATGTATAGAAAAAATGTATGCCCAAATCAAACAGAAACCAAGCAGAGGGTTAGAGCACTTGCTAGGCAGCAGAGGCGCTTCAAAGTCCCCGCTAAAGCGTTACAATCTTTTCTTGCGTTGGATGGTGCGAAAGGATAAGATTGATTTTGGATGCTGGAGGGAATTTTTGCCAAGTGATTTGATTTTGCCTCTGGATGTCCATACGTTTATGGTTTCTAGAAAACTTGGGCTTTTAGAGCGCAAGACCTGTGACCTGAAATCTGCATTGTTGCTCACAGATGTCCTTAAACAATATGACAGCAAAGATCCGGTGAAATATGACTTCGCACTCTATCGAATTGGGCAAGAAAAAATCCTAATTTAGCTAAGGTTTTTTATTTTTTTTCACTATAATGTCAGAAAGTATTTATAAAGGAAAAGTAATGGCAAAAAAATGTTTTCTTACTGGCAAGGGACCCATGGTCGGCAATCATGTAAGTCATGCGAACAACAAGACAAAAAAGCGCTCACTTCCCAATCTTAGGACTGTTCGCATCAAACTTGAAGATGGAGGCTCCATGCGCATCAAAGTCGCAGCTTCTACCTTGCGCACAATGAAAAAACGCTCATAACCCAGCTTGATAACCAAGCTGATGAAAAATTTACCAAATGTTCTTACAACTTCCAGAATCGTTATCTCAATCTTAATTATTTTTGTTTTGCTGCATGGTACAACTCTGGGGTTTCACTCCCCCAAGGCTGTGGCTTTTTGGTTTTTTTTGATTGCTTCTATTACAGATTTTTTTGATGGTTATTTGGCGCGCAGATATGATCTGGTCTCGGTTTTTGGTGAAGTTTTTGATCCTCTTGCAGACAAAATGCTCAT encodes:
- a CDS encoding TIGR02757 family protein; protein product: MTLHQKLEYHYHLRNENEDFLTPDPIMVLKEYAEHKHFELIALTCALFSYGNARQIVKFLRALDFDCLDKRTLKHVIFPHYRFQNAHDVQMFFEILQKIGASGGIKAVMLEGYYQAKQSQGQEGILRAIGKCIEKMYAQIKQKPSRGLEHLLGSRGASKSPLKRYNLFLRWMVRKDKIDFGCWREFLPSDLILPLDVHTFMVSRKLGLLERKTCDLKSALLLTDVLKQYDSKDPVKYDFALYRIGQEKILI
- the rpmB gene encoding 50S ribosomal protein L28, which translates into the protein MAKKCFLTGKGPMVGNHVSHANNKTKKRSLPNLRTVRIKLEDGGSMRIKVAASTLRTMKKRS